TCCCGTGGGGTGCCGAGGCGTTCGCGGAGGCCCGGCGGCGCGATGCGCCCGTGATGGTGTCGATCGGCTACGCGACCTGCCACTGGTGCCACGTCATGGCGCGCGAGAGCTTCGACGACCCGGTCACGGCTCAGGAGCTCAACGATCGGTTCGTGGCGATCAAGGTCGACCGGGAGGAGCATCCCGACGTCGATGCCGCCTACCTCTCCGCCGCGAGCGCCTTCACCGGCAACCTCGGCTGGCCGCTCACGGTGTTCGCGACTCCCGACGGCAAGGCGTTCTTCGCCGGCACTTACTTCCCGCCGCAGCCGGTCGCCGGGCGCGCGTCGTTCCGCCAGGTGCTCGATGCGGTGTGGGATGCGTGGAGCGTCCGGCGCACCGAGGTGGAGTCGGACGCGGGGAAGGTGCAGCAAGCGCTCGCCGCCGCCGCGCAGGCCGCGACGGCGGTCTCCGACCTGCCCGGCGATGCTCAATTGGACGCCGCAGTCGCACAGTTGTCCGAGGCGGAGGACCCGGAGTTCGGCGGGTTCGGGAGCGCCCCGAAGTTCCCGGTCGCGCCGATCCTCGACTTCCTGCTCTCGCGCCCGGCCGGGCACGAGCTCGCGGCCCGCACCCTTCGGCGGATGGCCGAGTCGCCGCTGCGGGATGCGGTCGATGGCGGCTTCTTCCGTTACGCCACCCGGCGCGACTGGAGCGAGCCGCACTACGAGCGGATGCTGTACGACAACGCGCAGCTGCTCGACGCCTACGCGCGAGCCTGGCAGCAGACCGGCGAGGAATGGGCGGAGCGGACCGCGGACGGGATCGCGTCGTTCCTGCTCGGCGTGCTGCGTCAGCCGTCCGGCGGGTTCGCCTCGGCGCAGGACTCGGAGAGCACGATCGACGGCGCCCGGGTCGAAGGCACGTACTACACGGTGACGGCGGCCGAGCGCGCGCAGCTCGACCCGCCACCGATCGACGCCAAGGTGCTGACCGGCTGGAACGGCTTCGCCATCGGCGCGCTGGCGCAGGCGGGACGCATCCTGAACCGCCCGGCGTGGATCACCGCGTCGCGGCAGGCGGCGGATGCGGTCCTGAGCCGGCATCGCCGCGACGACGGGACGCTGCTGCGCGCCTCCCTCGGCGACCGGAGCTCCGAGGCCGGTGCGACGCTCGAAGACTACGGCGGACTGGCGGCCGGCCTGCTGGAGTTGGCGCTCGCCGCCGGCGATCCTTCCGCTGCGGCGTCGGCCCGCGACCTCGTCGACCTGTGCCTGGACGCGGCGGGGGAGGGAACCTGCCCGTTCGAGACGCCCGGCGGCGGCGACCCGGTGCTGGAGGCGACCGGCTTGGCCGTCCGGGTGGACCCGTCGGAGGGCGCGTATCCGTCGGGCCTCAGCTCGATGGCCCAGGCGGCGCACACGCTCTACCTGCTGACCGGCGAGCGCCGGTACGAGCGGGCGGCCCGCGAGGGGATGCGACTGGTCGCGGCCCAGGCGCTGCAGGTGCCGAGTGCGTTCGGCACGTCGCTCGCGCTCATGTCAGGGCTCGCAGGCGAG
This region of Leifsonia sp. fls2-241-R2A-40a genomic DNA includes:
- a CDS encoding DUF255 domain-containing protein, giving the protein MANRLADAISPYLRAHADNPVDWFPWGAEAFAEARRRDAPVMVSIGYATCHWCHVMARESFDDPVTAQELNDRFVAIKVDREEHPDVDAAYLSAASAFTGNLGWPLTVFATPDGKAFFAGTYFPPQPVAGRASFRQVLDAVWDAWSVRRTEVESDAGKVQQALAAAAQAATAVSDLPGDAQLDAAVAQLSEAEDPEFGGFGSAPKFPVAPILDFLLSRPAGHELAARTLRRMAESPLRDAVDGGFFRYATRRDWSEPHYERMLYDNAQLLDAYARAWQQTGEEWAERTADGIASFLLGVLRQPSGGFASAQDSESTIDGARVEGTYYTVTAAERAQLDPPPIDAKVLTGWNGFAIGALAQAGRILNRPAWITASRQAADAVLSRHRRDDGTLLRASLGDRSSEAGATLEDYGGLAAGLLELALAAGDPSAAASARDLVDLCLDAAGEGTCPFETPGGGDPVLEATGLAVRVDPSEGAYPSGLSSMAQAAHTLYLLTGERRYERAAREGMRLVAAQALQVPSAFGTSLALMSGLAGEAEQLVVVLPDAAPDDEPATASALLAAARRHSAALVALATESEAAAFAADGFELFDGRTTRDGLPTAYLCREFVCRLPATTPQELSAARGT